A genome region from Camelina sativa cultivar DH55 chromosome 10, Cs, whole genome shotgun sequence includes the following:
- the LOC104718890 gene encoding probable protein S-acyltransferase 19 isoform X2 yields the protein MVRKHGWQLPAHKFQVVAITVFCLLAVAYYAFFAPFVGGRIWEYILLGVYSPVALVVFILYVRCTAINPADPGIMSKFERGANRGDELPTAKDISRKFDEMGSQLQSSPSVASRTSTLPANSSVKGSVGDAQRVEAAQKNSCFNPLAICCGVFVYEDCRGKEESDEQQGDREEALFCTLCNAEVRKFSKHCRSCDKCVDCFDHHCRWLNNCVGRKNYMTFISLMAVSLLWLLIEAGVGIAVIVRVFVNKKDMETEIVNRLGNGFSRAPFATVVGVCTAVSMLALFPLGELFFFHMLLIKKGITTYEYVVAMRAMSEAPAGASVDEELPNVLYSPSGSATTGFSGGSSLGLPYKGAWCTPPRVFVDYQDEVIPHLDPRMIPSTVDPDATESAERGNKIPKRPVKISAWKLAKLNSNEATRAAARARASSSVLRPIENRHLHDDELSSRSGTISVVSSVSTDANGGVLSKEMRNNDPRFSHSRNSFAPSQGSRDDYETGTHSMSSFSSPSHVHETVSLSPLPQYHTAGHRFTAAAVSNSSRPPLNPATNHMLHSTFDEKIMQKGNHPDPLLLPAPAASLLRDVRRTSVVWDQEAGRYISVPATTSEPKTRLSSQNQPIPSSHIGNTQNPRPVVIQPQDSSSSGRAPHPQQQGERLTYTGDSIFFGGPLVNIPNRDSLRHEGDSGREGQDRMTLTLPREARFKRDTTSNQLPVFAPVGTRK from the exons ATGGTGAGGAAACATGGTTGGCAACTTCCTGCTCACAAATTTCAG GTGGTTGCGATTACTGTGTTCTGCTTGTTGGCTGTTGCATACTATGCTTTCTTCGCTCCTTTTGTTGGAGGACGCATCTGGGAGTATATTCTTCTCGGTGTTTACTCTCCTGTG GCTCTTGTTGTTTTCATTCTTTATGTTCGGTGTACTGCGATCAATCCTGCAGATCCGGGGATCATGTCGAAGTTTGAAAGAGGTGCAAACAGAGGTGATGAATTACCTACTGCCAAAGACATCTCGAGAAAATTTGATGAAATGGGCAGCCAGCTGCAGTCTTCTCCTTCGGTTGCTTCGAGGACTTCTACTTTACCAGCAAACTCTAGCGTGAAGGGATCTGTTGGAGATGCTCAGAGAGTGGAAGCTGCTCAGAAAAATTCTTGCTTTAATCCTTTGGCGATATGCTGTGGCGTGTTTGTTTATGAAGATTGTCGCGGCAAGGAAGAGAGCGATGAACAGCAGGGGGACAGGGAAGAAGCCCTGTTTTGTACGTTGTGCAATGCTGAG GTCCGTAAGTTCAGCAAGCATTGTCGAAGTTGCGACAAATGTGTAGATTGTTTCGATCATCATTGCCGG TGGCTTAACAATTGTGTTGGTCGCAAGAATTATATGACGTTTATATCACTGATGGCTGTCAGTCTTCTCTGG CTCCTTATTGAAGCAGGAGTTGGAATTGCTGTTATAGTGCGTGTATTTGTTAATAAGAAGGACATGGAAACCGAAATCGTCAATAGACTTGGAAATGGATTTTCTCGGGCACCATTTGCTACGGTTGTT GGTGTCTGTACTGCTGTTTCCATGCTAGCATTGTTTCCACTGGGtgaacttttctttttccacATGCTCCTCATTAAAAAG GGCATTACAACTTACGAGTATGTTGTGGCAATGAGAGCAATGAGCGAGGCACCAGCTGGAGCTTCAGTTGATGAGGAACTTCCTAACGTGCTGTATTCTCCCTCTGGATCTGCCACGACTGGCTTTAGTGGTGGAAGCTCCCTCGGTTTACCTTACAAGGGAGCCTGGTGCACTCCTCCTAGAGTGTTTGTTGATTATCAG GACGAAGTAATTCCTCATTTGGACCCCAGAATGATTCCATCGACTGTAGATCCAGATGCAACTGAATCAGCAGAGAGGGGCAACAAGATTCCAAAGAGACCTGTCAAAATTAGTGCTTGGAAGCTTGCAAAGTTGAATTCAAATGAAGCTACAAGGGCAGCAGCCAGAGCAAGAGCATCCTCATCAGTCCTAAGACCAATTGAAAACCGTCATTTACATGATGATGAACTTAGTTCCAGGAGTGGCACCATCAGTGTTGTCAGCAGTGTAAGCACAGATGCAAATGGGGGTGTGTTGAGCAAAGAGATGAGAAACAATGATCCAAGGTTTTCTCATTCAAGAAACTCTTTTGCTCCAAGCCAAGGTAGTCGGGACGATTACGAGACAGGGACTCACAGTATGAGCAGTTTCAGCAGTCCAAGTCACGTTCACGAAACTGTCTCACTTAGTCCTCTCCCCCAGTATCATACAGCTGGCCACCGCTTCACTGCAGCGGCTGTGTCGAATTCTTCCCGGCCACCTCTTAATCCAGCAACCAATCACATGCTCCACTCAACCTTTGATGAAAAGATAATGCAGAAAGGAAACCATCCTGATCCACTGCTTCTCCCTGCTCCTGCCGCTTCTCTTCTGAGAGATGTGAGAAGAACATCAGTTGTTTGGGACCAAGAAGCAG GTAGATATATATCAGTTCCTGCAACAACATCTGAACCAAAAACCAGATTGTCCTCACAGAACCAGCCAATTCCTAGCTCACACATTGGTAACACTCAGAATCCAAGACCAGTTGTTATTCAACCTcaagattcttcttcatctggaaGGGCTCCACATCCGCAGCAGCAAGGAGAGAGGCTGACGTATACAGGTGACTCAATCTTCTTTGGAGGCCCCTTGGTAAATATCCCGAATAGAGATAGCCTAAGACACGAAGGAGACTCAGGAAGAGAGGGACAAGACAGAATGACATTGACATTGCCTCGGGAAGCTCGATTCAAAAGAGACACAACCTCAAACCAACTTCCAGTGTTTGCTCCTGTGGGTACCCGCAAGTAA
- the LOC104718890 gene encoding probable protein S-acyltransferase 19 isoform X1, translating into MVRKHGWQLPAHKFQVVAITVFCLLAVAYYAFFAPFVGGRIWEYILLGVYSPVALVVFILYVRCTAINPADPGIMSKFERGANRGDELPTAKDISRKFDEMGSQLQSSPSVASRTSTLPANSSVKGSVGDAQRVEAAQKNSCFNPLAICCGVFVYEDCRGKEESDEQQGDREEALFCTLCNAEVRKFSKHCRSCDKCVDCFDHHCRWLNNCVGRKNYMTFISLMAVSLLWLLIEAGVGIAVIVRVFVNKKDMETEIVNRLGNGFSRAPFATVVGVCTAVSMLALFPLGELFFFHMLLIKKGITTYEYVVAMRAMSEAPAGASVDEELPNVLYSPSGSATTGFSGGSSLGLPYKGAWCTPPRVFVDYQDEVIPHLDPRMIPSTVDPDATESAERGNKIPKRPVKISAWKLAKLNSNEATRAAARARASSSVLRPIENRHLHDDELSSRSGTISVVSSVSTDANGGVLSKEMRNNDPRFSHSRNSFAPSQGSRDDYETGTHSMSSFSSPSHVHETVSLSPLPQYHTAGHRFTAAAVSNSSRPPLNPATNHMLHSTFDEKIMQKGNHPDPLLLPAPAASLLRDVRRTSVVWDQEAGRYISVPATTSEPKTRLSSQNQPIPSSHIGNTQNPRPVVIQPQDSSSSGRAPHPQQQGERLTYTGDSIFFGGPLVNIPNRDSLRHEGDSGREGQDRMTLTLPREARFKRDTTSNQLPVFAPVGTRK; encoded by the exons ATGGTGAGGAAACATGGTTGGCAACTTCCTGCTCACAAATTTCAG GTGGTTGCGATTACTGTGTTCTGCTTGTTGGCTGTTGCATACTATGCTTTCTTCGCTCCTTTTGTTGGAGGACGCATCTGGGAGTATATTCTTCTCGGTGTTTACTCTCCTGTG GCTCTTGTTGTTTTCATTCTTTATGTTCGGTGTACTGCGATCAATCCTGCAGATCCGGGGATCATGTCGAAGTTTGAAAGAGGTGCAAACAGAGGTGATGAATTACCTACTGCCAAAGACATCTCGAGAAAATTTGATGAAATGGGCAGCCAGCTGCAGTCTTCTCCTTCGGTTGCTTCGAGGACTTCTACTTTACCAGCAAACTCTAGCGTGAAGGGATCTGTTGGAGATGCTCAGAGAGTGGAAGCTGCTCAGAAAAATTCTTGCTTTAATCCTTTGGCGATATGCTGTGGCGTGTTTGTTTATGAAGATTGTCGCGGCAAGGAAGAGAGCGATGAACAGCAGGGGGACAGGGAAGAAGCCCTGTTTTGTACGTTGTGCAATGCTGAG GTCCGTAAGTTCAGCAAGCATTGTCGAAGTTGCGACAAATGTGTAGATTGTTTCGATCATCATTGCCGG TGGCTTAACAATTGTGTTGGTCGCAAGAATTATATGACGTTTATATCACTGATGGCTGTCAGTCTTCTCTGG CTCCTTATTGAAGCAGGAGTTGGAATTGCTGTTATAGTGCGTGTATTTGTTAATAAGAAGGACATGGAAACCGAAATCGTCAATAGACTTGGAAATGGATTTTCTCGGGCACCATTTGCTACGGTTGTT GGTGTCTGTACTGCTGTTTCCATGCTAGCATTGTTTCCACTGGGtgaacttttctttttccacATGCTCCTCATTAAAAAG GGCATTACAACTTACGAGTATGTTGTGGCAATGAGAGCAATGAGCGAGGCACCAGCTGGAGCTTCAGTTGATGAGGAACTTCCTAACGTGCTGTATTCTCCCTCTGGATCTGCCACGACTGGCTTTAGTGGTGGAAGCTCCCTCGGTTTACCTTACAAGGGAGCCTGGTGCACTCCTCCTAGAGTGTTTGTTGATTATCAG GACGAAGTAATTCCTCATTTGGACCCCAGAATGATTCCATCGACTGTAGATCCAGATGCAACTGAATCAGCAGAGAGGGGCAACAAGATTCCAAAGAGACCTGTCAAAATTAGTGCTTGGAAGCTTGCAAAGTTGAATTCAAATGAAGCTACAAGGGCAGCAGCCAGAGCAAGAGCATCCTCATCAGTCCTAAGACCAATTGAAAACCGTCATTTACATGATGATGAACTTAGTTCCAGGAGTGGCACCATCAGTGTTGTCAGCAGTGTAAGCACAGATGCAAATGGGGGTGTGTTGAGCAAAGAGATGAGAAACAATGATCCAAGGTTTTCTCATTCAAGAAACTCTTTTGCTCCAAGCCAAGGTAGTCGGGACGATTACGAGACAGGGACTCACAGTATGAGCAGTTTCAGCAGTCCAAGTCACGTTCACGAAACTGTCTCACTTAGTCCTCTCCCCCAGTATCATACAGCTGGCCACCGCTTCACTGCAGCGGCTGTGTCGAATTCTTCCCGGCCACCTCTTAATCCAGCA ACTAATCACATGCTCCACTCAACCTTTGATGAAAAGATAATGCAGAAAGGAAACCATCCTGATCCACTGCTTCTCCCTGCTCCTGCCGCTTCTCTTCTGAGAGATGTGAGAAGAACATCAGTTGTTTGGGACCAAGAAGCAGGTAGATATATATCAGTTCCTGCAACAACATCTGAACCAAAAACCAGATTGTCCTCACAGAACCAGCCAATTCCTAGCTCACACATTGGTAACACTCAGAATCCAAGACCAGTTGTTATTCAACCTcaagattcttcttcatctggaaGGGCTCCACATCCGCAGCAGCAAGGAGAGAGGCTGACGTATACAGGTGACTCAATCTTCTTTGGAGGCCCCTTGGTAAATATCCCGAATAGAGATAGCCTAAGACACGAAGGAGACTCAGGAAGAGAGGGACAAGACAGAATGACATTGACATTGCCTCGGGAAGCTCGATTCAAAAGAGACACAACCTCAAACCAACTTCCAGTGTTTGCTCCTGTGGGTACCCGCAAGTAA